One genomic segment of Hordeum vulgare subsp. vulgare chromosome 2H, MorexV3_pseudomolecules_assembly, whole genome shotgun sequence includes these proteins:
- the LOC123430263 gene encoding protein SMAX1-LIKE 3 codes for MRAGGCTVQQALTAEAAGVVKQAVSLARRRGNAQVTPLHVASAMLAAPAGLLRAACLRSHSHPLQCKALELCFNVALNRLPASAAVASSPLLGGHGHHHYYPPSLSNALVAAFKRAQAHQRRGSVDSQQQPVLAVKIELEQLVVSILDDPSVSRVMREAGFSSTQIKANVEQTVCSTTTTAATNTNPHQNPNPSSTATTSKQQHQETSKAKLPLGQARDEDAAAVLHCLAGRSKTRVVVVAENTAAAEATVRAVMDKVKRGDAKHDALRSAQVVTLRVSSFREMPREEAERRLGELRCLIKSRGHVLLVVEDLKWAAEFWSGHVQGGRRGYYCPVEHVVTEVRALACAAGAEHGLWLVGFGSYQTYMKCRAGQPSLENLWGLQTLTVPAGSLSLSLTCALDDSALGAVNQSMKASSDMDGNGPVPRWPLLGGAQLTSRCCGDCSGVRIDTKAALPPSFVSSSTIPSWLQHCRDQEPTHVMDLSRNWSSICSKPSQRMTLHFSAPVSPASSISSYEHGQQPRQSWLLADLDGKHPWKPKCEADEKVSSHDSGASNGSVEVECRSRFKELNAENLKLLCAALEKEVPWQKEIVPEIASTVLQCRSGIAKRRDKSRSTDAKEETWMFFLGGDADGKERVASELANLVFGSRKNFVSIKLGASSTSASCSTEEHRSKRPRTSTASEGEAYLERLYDAVSENPHRVILMDNFEQADQYCQVGIKEAIDSGVIRSQTGDEVGVSDAIVILCCESFDSKSRACSSPTKQMRPEIKEAHTVDDDHKEAETSSSCFDLNLNIENEHADERGVCLLTAVDRTLFFRRQEDL; via the exons ATGAGGGCCGGGGGGTGCACGGTGCAGCAGGCGCtgacggcggaggcggcgggGGTCGTGAAGCAGGCGGTCAGCCTGGCCCGCCGGAGGGGGAACGCGCAGGTCACGCCGCTGCACGTGGCCAGCGCGATGCTGGCTGCGCCGGCAGGGCTGCTACGAGCGGCGTGCCTCCGCTCGCACTCGCACCCGCTCCAGTGCAAGGCGCTCGAGCTGTGCTTCAACGTGGCCCTCAACCGCCTGCCGGCTTCCGCCgcggtcgcctcctcgccgctgcTCGGCGGCCAcggccaccaccactactaccctCCGTCGCTGTCCAACGCGCTCGTCGCCGCCTTCAAGCGCGCGCAGGCGCACCAGCGGCGCGGATCCGTCGACAGCCAGCAGCAGCCGGTGCTCGCCGTAAAGATCGAGCTCGAGCAGCTCGTCGTCTCCATCCTCGACGACCCCAGTGTCAGCCGCGTCATGCGCGAGGCCGGCTTCTCCAGCACGCAGATCAAGGCCAACGTCGAGCAGACCGtgtgcagcaccaccaccacggcgGCCACCAACACCAATCCCCAccaaaaccctaaccctagcagcACGGCCACCACAAGCAAGCAGCAGCATCAAGAAACCTCCAAGGCCAAGCTCCCGCTCGGCCAGGCGCGCGACGAGGACGCTGCTGCCGTGCTCCACTGCTTGGCCGGCCGGAGCAAGACGAGGGTCGTGGTCGTCGCTGAGAACACTGCTGCGGCGGAGGCCACGGTGCGCGCGGTCATGGACAAGGTCAAGAGAGGCGACGCCAAGCATGACGCCCTACGGAGCGCGCAGGTGGTCACCCTCCGTGTGTCCTCGTTCCGGGAGATGCCGAGGGAGGAGGCCGAACGGCGGCTGGGCGAGCTGCGGTGCCTCATCAAGAGCCGAGGGCATGTGCTGCTGGTGGTGGAGGACCTCAAGTGGGCGGCCGAGTTCTGGAGCGGCCACGTCCAAGGAGGCCGGAGAGGGTACTACTGCCCCGTGGAGCACGTGGTGACCGAGGTGCGCGCGCTGGCATGCGCGGCCGGCGCAGAGCACGGGCTGTGGCTCGTCGGGTTCGGGAGCTACCAGACGTACATGAAGTGCAGGGCGGGGCAGCCGTCGCTGGAGAACCTGTGGGGGCTCCAGACGCTCACCGTCCCCGCCGGCAGCCTCTCGCTGAGCCTCACCTGCGCCTTGGACGACAG TGCACTAGGCGCAGTCAATCAGTCCATGAAAGCGAGCTCCGACATGGATGGGAACGGACCGGTGCCCCGCTGGCCGCTTTTGGGCGGCGCCCAGCTGACCTCCAGATGCTGCGGCGATTGCTCCGGCGTCAGGATTGACACCAAAGCCGCATTGCCGCCCTCCTTCGTGTCCTCGTCCACCATCCCATCCTGGCTCCAGCATTGCCGCGACCAG GAGCCTACGCATGTCATGGATCTCAGCAGGAACTGGAGCTCCATCTGCAGCAAACCATCTCAGCGGATGACGCTGCACTTCTCGGCACCCGTGTCTCCggcttcctccatctcctcctatgAGCATGGCCAACAGCCGCGCCAGTCGTGGCTTCTAGCCGATCTCGACGGCAAGCATCCATGGAAGCCCAAGTGCGAGGCCGACGAGAAGGTCTCGTCGCACGACTCTGGCGCCTCCAACGGCTCCGTGGAGGTGGAGTGCCGTTCCAGGTTCAAGGAGCTCAACGCCGAGAACCTCAAGCTTCTTTGCGCCGCATTGGAGAAGGAGGTGCCGTGGCAGAAGGAGATCGTCCCTGAGATCGCGAGCACCGTCCTCCAGTGCCGGTCAGGGATCGCCAAGAGACGCGACAAGTCGAGGTCGACGGATGCCAAGGAGGAGACGTGGATGTTCTTCCTCGGAGGCGACGCCGACGGCAAGGAGAGGGTGGCCAGTGAGCTCGCCAACCTCGTCTTCGGGTCGCGCAAGAACTTCGTGTCCATCAAACTCGGCGCCTCCTCGACGTCTGCATCCTGCTCCACCGAGGAGCACAGGAGCAAGCGGCCCCGAACATCGACCGCGAGCGAGGGCGAGGCCTACCTAGAGCGGCTCTACGACGCCGTCTCCGAGAATCCGCACCGTGTCATTCTCATGGATAACTTCGAGCAGGCCGACCAGTACTGCCAGGTCGGCATCAAGGAAGCCATCGACAGCGGGGTGATACGGAGCcaaaccggcgacgaggtcggcgTGAGCGACGCCATCGTCATCCTTTGCTGCGAGAGCTTCGACTCCAAGTCTAGAGCTTGCTCGTCGCCAACCAAGCAGATGAGGCCGGAGATCAAGGAGGCGCACAcggttgatgatgatcacaaagaAGCTGAGACCTCCTCCTCTTGCTTTGATTTGAACCTCAACATAGAGAATGAGCATGCGGATGAGCGTGGTGTCTGCCTGCTCACGGCGGTCGACCGGACGCTGTTTTTCAGAAGACAGGAGGACTTGTGA